The Flammeovirgaceae bacterium genome contains a region encoding:
- a CDS encoding DUF2892 domain-containing protein translates to MKKNMGNVDRIIRVILAVIFGVLYFTGTVSGTLGLVLIILGAVFLLTSLVSFCPLYAIVGLSTCPTKTA, encoded by the coding sequence ATGAAAAAGAACATGGGAAACGTTGATCGGATCATCCGGGTAATCCTGGCTGTGATTTTTGGCGTGCTGTATTTTACCGGAACGGTAAGCGGCACCCTGGGCCTGGTGTTGATTATTCTTGGCGCGGTATTCTTGCTGACCAGCTTGGTTAGCTTTTGCCCGCTCTACGCCATCGTGGGCCTGAGTACCTGCCCGACAAAAACAGCTTAA
- a CDS encoding Crp/Fnr family transcriptional regulator, with protein MPVDLWLLKKTLPQLSEALQKQFASEGTATELESGAEILKEGQLVKMIPIVLDGLVKVFTRYEDKELLLYYIRPRESCVMSFLAGIKNQPSRIFALAEERTTLLLLPSQKLERWINEYPQLNNLFYDLYNNRYSELIDTLHQLIFQKLDARLYDYLVEKSRLKDTAFLDIRHREIAQDLGTSREVITRVLKKLEKEGKIRQTHLGIHLL; from the coding sequence ATGCCCGTTGATCTTTGGCTTTTGAAAAAAACGCTGCCCCAACTCAGCGAAGCGTTACAAAAACAGTTTGCCTCCGAAGGAACCGCAACCGAACTGGAAAGCGGTGCCGAAATCCTGAAAGAAGGTCAGTTGGTTAAAATGATACCCATTGTACTTGATGGGCTGGTGAAAGTTTTTACCCGTTACGAAGACAAGGAGTTACTATTGTACTACATCAGGCCCCGCGAAAGTTGTGTGATGTCGTTTCTGGCCGGCATCAAAAATCAGCCCAGCCGGATTTTTGCGCTTGCCGAAGAGCGTACCACGTTACTACTCCTTCCTTCACAAAAGCTGGAGCGATGGATAAACGAATACCCGCAACTGAATAACCTGTTTTATGATCTATACAACAATCGCTACTCTGAATTAATAGACACACTGCACCAACTCATTTTTCAAAAGCTGGATGCCCGGTTGTATGACTACCTGGTTGAAAAAAGCCGGCTTAAGGACACGGCCTTCCTGGATATACGCCACCGCGAAATTGCCCAGGATTTGGGCACTTCGCGCGAGGTTATTACCCGCGTGCTTAAAAAACTCGAAAAAGAAGGAAAAATCAGGCAAACTCATCTGGGCATCCACCTGCTATGA